One stretch of Syntrophorhabdaceae bacterium DNA includes these proteins:
- a CDS encoding LuxR C-terminal-related transcriptional regulator — MEGEKDSKTRVLDRLEKAVLRVAEIEAPLARSEPPSGERGIVKQQTAEEALAKSESLLEAIVNSSPIPQFVIDKNHKILFWNKALEQLTGLGSSEMIGTDNHLRLFRCMERPCLVDLVVDADTEEIYRWYQSDVGKSALTDGAYEATDFLKFPGKGERWLHLTAALIRGLDGAVIGAAETIQDISEQASMLETLKRREHDLQMKSINLEEAYTALKVLLQRKEADRESLENSILTNVRQLISPFLDKLEDTRLADNQRLYLNIIRSSLEDIISPFITTIAALASQLTPMELKVASLIRAGKSTKEIAEILSVGAGTVETHRKSIRSKLGLNGRKVNLHSYLSSLT; from the coding sequence ATGGAAGGGGAAAAGGACTCTAAGACGCGAGTTCTCGATCGACTTGAAAAGGCGGTTTTGAGGGTAGCGGAGATCGAGGCGCCTCTTGCCCGGAGCGAGCCACCGTCCGGGGAGCGCGGTATCGTGAAGCAGCAGACCGCGGAGGAAGCACTGGCGAAGAGCGAATCCCTCCTGGAAGCCATCGTCAATAGCTCACCCATCCCTCAGTTCGTTATCGACAAAAATCATAAGATCCTATTCTGGAACAAGGCGCTGGAGCAGTTGACCGGCCTTGGGAGCTCGGAGATGATCGGCACCGACAATCATCTGAGGCTCTTTCGGTGCATGGAGAGACCCTGTCTCGTAGACCTCGTGGTGGATGCCGATACGGAGGAGATTTACCGGTGGTACCAGTCCGACGTCGGCAAATCCGCCCTTACTGATGGAGCTTATGAGGCAACGGATTTTCTGAAGTTTCCGGGGAAAGGAGAGCGTTGGCTTCATCTTACGGCGGCCCTGATCAGGGGTTTGGACGGTGCTGTCATCGGGGCCGCGGAAACCATTCAGGACATTAGCGAACAAGCTTCTATGCTGGAGACCCTGAAGAGGAGGGAGCACGACCTCCAGATGAAATCGATCAATCTCGAGGAGGCGTATACGGCGCTTAAAGTGCTGCTTCAGCGGAAGGAGGCGGACAGGGAGAGCCTCGAAAATTCGATCCTCACTAATGTGAGGCAGTTAATATCCCCTTTCCTCGATAAGCTGGAAGATACCCGCCTTGCCGATAACCAAAGGCTTTACCTCAACATAATTCGATCCAGCCTGGAAGATATCATATCTCCTTTTATCACTACAATTGCGGCATTAGCCTCACAGCTGACCCCGATGGAACTTAAGGTGGCATCCTTGATCAGAGCAGGGAAATCCACGAAAGAAATCGCCGAAATCTTGAGCGTAGGGGCGGGAACTGTTGAAACACACAGAAAGAGCATCCGGAGTAAACTGGGGCTCAATGGAAGAAAAGTAAACCTCCATTCCTATCTAAGCTCCCTCACATGA
- a CDS encoding methyl-accepting chemotaxis protein: MSLKNVSLTKQFTIFGSLLAIICIAVTAVACLWEIRTDFVKKANIELDNRLKVFWEMVLSKDASMARSKMKIGEKIKAANMEIRDGKLVLNASSRGSGKEPADNTSYVFNDDELVVDRIKDLYGGTATIFMKDTRISTNVLNNDGTRAVGTKLQGAAHEAIFKKGLPYRGEALILGNEYFTAYDPIRSKNGDVVGVLYVGVPKSDYFAALNRMMLVTGGIALALIVVVNLLLIAFVRRLMRPIVDLVPIANHLAEGDLFMSIETERKDEIGQVRNAMNHMAQKLRTIIIEVKSASDKVAAGSKQMSATSEEISQGAAEQAASAEQVSSSMEEMVSNIRQNADNAQQTEKIALKAAEDARDGGKAVSETVSAMKQIAGKISIIEEIARQTNLLALNAAIEAARAGEHGRGFAVVASEVRKLAERSQVAAGEISTLSVSSVEVAEKAGEMLARIVPDIQRTAELVSEINAASNEQNSGAEQINGAIQQLDRVIQQNASGTEEIASTAEELSSQAEQLQETVSFFKVEDRTEVGHPRVSEPRVNAGKRPGAIPEHPALAKRVSKKGKESKFAGVDLKLDKGNLDDEFERF, translated from the coding sequence ATGTCTCTAAAAAATGTGAGTCTCACAAAGCAGTTTACAATTTTCGGCTCTCTTCTCGCCATAATCTGCATTGCAGTGACTGCCGTCGCCTGTTTATGGGAGATACGAACCGACTTTGTCAAGAAAGCGAATATCGAGCTGGATAACCGGCTGAAGGTCTTTTGGGAGATGGTATTGTCGAAGGATGCCTCCATGGCTCGCAGCAAGATGAAGATCGGAGAAAAGATAAAGGCGGCAAATATGGAAATTCGGGATGGAAAATTGGTCTTGAATGCTTCATCCCGCGGCTCCGGCAAGGAACCGGCCGACAACACCTCCTATGTGTTCAATGATGACGAACTTGTAGTCGACCGGATCAAGGACCTCTACGGCGGGACCGCAACCATTTTTATGAAGGATACACGCATTTCAACCAATGTGTTGAATAACGACGGGACTCGTGCGGTGGGCACAAAGCTGCAGGGTGCGGCCCATGAGGCGATTTTCAAAAAAGGCCTCCCCTACCGGGGCGAAGCCCTGATCCTGGGGAATGAGTATTTCACTGCCTATGATCCTATCCGAAGCAAAAACGGCGATGTGGTGGGCGTACTGTATGTGGGCGTACCGAAGAGTGATTATTTTGCGGCATTGAACCGTATGATGCTCGTTACCGGTGGCATCGCCCTTGCCTTGATTGTGGTCGTCAACCTCCTGCTCATCGCTTTCGTCCGGAGACTCATGAGACCTATCGTCGATTTGGTGCCTATCGCGAACCATCTCGCAGAGGGGGACCTTTTCATGAGCATCGAGACGGAACGGAAAGACGAGATCGGTCAGGTGCGCAATGCCATGAATCACATGGCGCAAAAACTGCGTACCATCATAATAGAGGTAAAATCGGCATCCGACAAGGTGGCGGCGGGCAGCAAACAGATGAGCGCCACCTCGGAAGAGATATCTCAGGGAGCGGCGGAGCAGGCGGCATCGGCGGAACAAGTCTCCTCATCGATGGAGGAGATGGTCTCGAATATCAGGCAAAATGCCGATAATGCCCAGCAGACGGAGAAGATCGCATTGAAAGCAGCCGAGGATGCGCGTGATGGGGGGAAAGCAGTATCGGAAACGGTCTCTGCCATGAAACAAATCGCGGGCAAGATCTCGATCATCGAAGAAATCGCCCGTCAGACCAACCTTCTGGCACTGAACGCAGCAATCGAAGCGGCCCGGGCCGGTGAACACGGGAGAGGGTTTGCCGTGGTGGCTTCGGAGGTGCGTAAGCTCGCAGAGAGAAGCCAGGTGGCCGCGGGAGAGATAAGTACTCTCTCCGTTAGCAGTGTAGAAGTGGCGGAAAAGGCCGGTGAGATGCTCGCCCGTATCGTCCCGGATATTCAGAGGACCGCCGAGCTTGTGAGCGAGATCAATGCGGCAAGCAATGAGCAGAATTCAGGCGCCGAACAGATCAATGGTGCCATCCAGCAGCTCGATCGGGTAATTCAGCAGAACGCCTCGGGCACGGAGGAGATCGCATCGACTGCCGAAGAGCTCTCGAGCCAGGCGGAACAGCTTCAGGAAACGGTCTCCTTCTTCAAGGTGGAAGATCGCACCGAGGTCGGGCACCCGAGGGTCTCAGAGCCGCGGGTGAACGCGGGAAAAAGACCCGGAGCCATCCCGGAGCACCCTGCCCTCGCTAAAAGAGTTTCGAAAAAAGGCAAGGAGAGTAAATTCGCCGGGGTCGACCTTAAGCTGGACAAAGGCAATCTCGACGATGAATTCGAGAGATTTTAG